CGCGCCGCTTGCCGGTCGCCGCCGGTAAGGTCTTTTATGACCGCTTCGTCCCATGTTTTCCCCTTTGGCAACTCGCTGCCGATCACAAGGCGACGCCCGCGAAGGTCAGCCAGCCCCGTGTCGTGTTTCTCGCCGGTGGTGTTTAGAAACGTCTTTGCAGCGGCCTTGCGGGCATAGTCCCCCCAAATTTTCATGAGCGTATCCATGAAAACAGATTTACCGTTGCGCCCGGTGCCATAAAGGAAAAACAGTTTGTGCTCTGTGGTCCTGCCGGTGAGCGCATAGCCCGCAAGCCGTTGCACGAAACCGACCACCTCTTCGTCACCAGCAAAAATTTCACGCAGGAAAGCCAGCCAGCGGTCTGGCGATGTGCCGCCCTCAGCCGGTGCGCAAGTTGTCAGCATGGTCAGCATATCCTCACGCTGCGCGACCTTTAGTTCACCCGTGCGCAGGTCGATGTTGCCGCCCGGCGTCCCGACCAGCATTAAATCACGGTCGAAGTCGTCAGGCACCGCCACGCTTGCCGGGTTTGCTTGCGCCAATGTTTCGACCGCTGCGACGGTTTGCTTGTGCTTAAGTTGTTCCGTGCGTCGGGCAAGTTTATTGATGATCTCAGGCACCTTTGACGGCTCAGCGCTTGCAACTCTTGCCGCAGCCTCGACCTCTACTTGCTGCGCCTGTGAGCGCAAGAAAGAGCGCGTGCGCGTCCAGACCTCGCGCCGGTTGTCCTTTGCCCAGTGGGTGCCAGTCCAGAAAAACCACGACTTCCAGTCCGCAACATATTTTGCATCCCGGTCGAAGCTGTCTTGTCCCAGCGCCAGCGCAAGGCCGTCGTGGGAAAAATCGCGTTCGCCGAAAGGGTTTTCGTCCACGGTCTCAGCGATAGGAGCGTCAGGCTGGGGCATGGTCGTTGCGCTGGGCGCGTCCATCATGCCCGCCGGACGATAACCACCTGTGGGCGGAGACATGGCTAGAAAGCGGTGGCGTTGGCCGATTGCGGCCACGTCTGCCCCGCCGCGCTTCGCTGCCGCTGCGATAGTCCCTATGCCCGCGTTTCTGTACTGTCCGGCGGTGAATGAGCGGTATCGTGTGACAATCTCTTGAGGGTCGTATTTCGCAGATTGTTGCGACCACTCGTCAAGGAGTGCCATGCCTTCATCAGATCCGCCGGAAACCTCGTGGATTCCGGCCATCACGAAAAACCATCCGTCTTGCCCGTCTTGATCTGGGTGGATGTATGTGAGCAGTTCGCGCACCTCGGCAAGACTGGCCGTGTTTGCCGGGCGTGGCATGGCGACACGTTTTTCCGTGCGGACCAGATCGAGCAGCCATTCAGGCGCTTCAGCAACAGCGACAGACCAAGGGTCGCATCCGTCAGCCCACGCATACGCCCGTCCATCAGGCTTGCGTGACGGCGGTGCAATGACCATTCCGCCTTCGCCGCGCACGTCAACGCCAGGCGCAAGGCGGGACTCACTGTTTCGGATCGGATCACCGTCGGTCGGCTGTCGGAAATAGAAGTGCATTGAGCCTGACGGTGAGACGGCAGTGACTGTGTGAGGTAACGACACGCTGTTCAACCATTGGAAGCCGTCGCGGCCATGTCCCTCGGGCGTGTCGATGTCGATTACGAACAGGCCAGACTCACCGCACGCAATGCCGATGTTGGCGTCAGGAAATTGCTGCCAGATGCGGGCAACCGTCTCGGGATCGTTCGTCGCGCCCCATCGTGGGCCGCCGTCGGCCTTGATGTGTGATTTCTTTGTCCCGACAGGTGCCGGAAAGATGTGCCACCCGAGACGGGCGAAGTCGTGAATGTTTTTCATTGTGCTACTCGATTTTATTGGATTGGACGCGGCATGAGCGTGGGATATGCCCAGCCCCACTGGTCGCCGGAGGCTAACTTTTCGGCCTTCCACACTGATTTCATTGACGCTTTTGACGCGCAAAAAAGGAAATGGCGGTCGTGGGTTTTCACAAACTCATACTGCTGGTGCAAAAAGGCGGACAGCATCGAGGTGTTCGACAGATAAGAGCAATTCCAGACCAGCCCCCAGTCCTGCAAGCGATAGGGCCTCTTCTCAAACATATGCTTAGACACAGGGGAGATTGAGGGTTTCTTGATCTTTGCGAGCGCCCCCACGGCGCACATGCCGCCGACAGAGCGCCGGGCGTGTTCATCGGCGTTACTCAATATCCCCGCAGGGGTTTCGGTCAGCCAGTTGAACCTTTCGTCGCGGTCCCGAAAGCGCGTGGTGTAGTGCACAGCCAGAGCAAGCGATAGGAAGACCTCGCCGCGCTCATATGCGCCCATGTGGTCGATCTGTGGCGTGATAGGTGCGGGATTGACCGGCAGGCGCTCAAATCCGCCTAGCGCCTTGTCCAGCATGGCGTCGGCCACGGGTTTTGATCGTGCCGCATTGGCTCGTCGGATTAAAGGCACGTCTCCACGGCAGAAATAGAATTGTGGTGTGGTTGGGATCATATTCGCCCTCAAAAATTGACGGGGCGCGTTCATTGTGTTACATTATAACTGTTTCGATGATACGCGCCGATTTCGATAGCCCCGCCAATGCCCGGCGGGGCTTTTGCGTATCAAACGCTCGCCACCATGTTTTTCTCCACATAGGCAAGCAGATCGGCGGCACGGTAACGCACATGGCGACCGAGTTTGACAAACGGGATGCAGTCATCCCCGCCAATCCAGCGCTGACGTTCAAGCTTCTTCTCAGAAATAGCGAGATAATCGGCTGCTTGGCGCTGCGTGACGAGCGCGGGAAGCACGACGGTTGCGGTGTTCGGTGTGGTGGTCGCAGTATTCATAACAAATCCTCAAAGTGGGTCTCTGAGAACTTGTTAGCTTGGCGGAATTGGTCAGTTCCCCCCGTCCTGACCAACTTTTTCTGATGCCCGAATGCTTTCCTTCAATTTGGTCTCCCCTATGGTCACGCCTTCGCGCGCCAACTGCTTCTCAACGTGTCTATATCCGGCACTTTTTGAAGGCGTGGGGCGCCGCTCCATGTATGCGGAGTAAATCTCAAACGCCCTTTGGCCGTGGAGATTATGAAAAGAATTTTCAACGCGCAGCTTGTTGGCCGAAACTGAGTTTTTCACCTGCTTTTCACCGGCATACAAAGCCTTGCCCATACCAACCTTTCGATAAGCCTCAATTACCACCGCAAAGCTATTCAGAAGTTCGGCCTTGTTAGTCGCCTCCTCAAACATCCGAGAAATTACAGATTCCCCCTCTGGCGAGATTTCATCACCACTGGCTGCTTTCCAACGTCGGCGCATTTCATCCGCCTCGGCATTTGCAGACCTCAACAAAACGCTGGCGGCCTTCCGCAAAGCGTCCACCGGGTCGATTCCTTGAGCTTCCATCTCTTCGCTAAACTTAACCTGATTGCGGGTGACCAATTCTTTAAACCGCCGATCTAGATCTTCGCTCACGATACCACCCCCACACTCAAAAGCCTGTCACTGATCCGCTGCATGGCGTCGCGCAAGTCTTCGGTGGTCACTTGAACATAACCCGCAGTCACATCCCCGCCCGATATGTGGTTGGTGAGGCGTTTTAGCTTGTAAGCCGAAATGTCGATACGACTTGCCACGGTCGCGAATGTCCGGCGCAAATCGTGGGCGGTTATATGCAGGCCAGTTGCTTTTTCGATCCGCGCATATGCCCCACGCAGATCACCGGGCAAAGCACCGGACCTATCGCTAAACACCCACTTGCCGGAGACAGCTTTTCGCGCTGCCAGAAGGGCGACAAGCTGGGCAGACAGCGGCAATGTGTGGTCGGTTCGGTTCTTGGTGTCGCGGAACGTCACAGTTGCCCCAGCAAGATCGACGTCAGCCCACGCCAAAGGCGGATAGCCATCTTTCGAGTTGCCCAACACCTCTGCAAGCCGCGCGCCAGTCAAGAGCATGAAAAGAAGTGCGTCCCGGACCTCACTTTCATTCTTCAAGCCCACAAGGCCGGTTTGCACGGCATCCACCCAATCGGCAATTCGATCATCTGGCAGATGTCGCACGGCCCGCTTCGTCTCCGCCCATTGATGCACTTTGTTGAGGGCGTCCACCGGATTTGATTTCAGGATGGGTGCATCGTCGTCGGCGTCAGCCATAACGTGATTGAGAGCGGCCCGGAGATAGCGCATCGCAAGATTTGCCTGCGCCGGAGATGTCGCGGCAATTTCCGCGTGGCGGTTTTTGACCATCTTAGACGTGATCGCGGTGACGGGCTTATCCAGCCAGTCGGCAAAACGCGGCATCATCTTCTCGACGTCGCGA
The nucleotide sequence above comes from Celeribacter indicus. Encoded proteins:
- a CDS encoding phage/plasmid primase, P4 family — protein: MKNIHDFARLGWHIFPAPVGTKKSHIKADGGPRWGATNDPETVARIWQQFPDANIGIACGESGLFVIDIDTPEGHGRDGFQWLNSVSLPHTVTAVSPSGSMHFYFRQPTDGDPIRNSESRLAPGVDVRGEGGMVIAPPSRKPDGRAYAWADGCDPWSVAVAEAPEWLLDLVRTEKRVAMPRPANTASLAEVRELLTYIHPDQDGQDGWFFVMAGIHEVSGGSDEGMALLDEWSQQSAKYDPQEIVTRYRSFTAGQYRNAGIGTIAAAAKRGGADVAAIGQRHRFLAMSPPTGGYRPAGMMDAPSATTMPQPDAPIAETVDENPFGERDFSHDGLALALGQDSFDRDAKYVADWKSWFFWTGTHWAKDNRREVWTRTRSFLRSQAQQVEVEAAARVASAEPSKVPEIINKLARRTEQLKHKQTVAAVETLAQANPASVAVPDDFDRDLMLVGTPGGNIDLRTGELKVAQREDMLTMLTTCAPAEGGTSPDRWLAFLREIFAGDEEVVGFVQRLAGYALTGRTTEHKLFFLYGTGRNGKSVFMDTLMKIWGDYARKAAAKTFLNTTGEKHDTGLADLRGRRLVIGSELPKGKTWDEAVIKDLTGGDRQAARVMRGDYFEFDPQLTLMIAGNSKPSFRAVDVAIRSRVVLVPFTVTIPDDRQDRNLAEKLQAEGPAILRWAVDGALEWQRMGGLAVPKSIADASAAYMDSEDILGQFLADEAEIASDGFEAMSDVYTRYEGWSTSQGFSHRWSKLKLKEELVARPGLSEHRRNNARGIAGMRLNRSIASGFPHVVPLQMPRP
- a CDS encoding helix-turn-helix domain-containing protein; amino-acid sequence: MNTATTTPNTATVVLPALVTQRQAADYLAISEKKLERQRWIGGDDCIPFVKLGRHVRYRAADLLAYVEKNMVASV
- a CDS encoding tyrosine-type recombinase/integrase, yielding MKLTKTSVAKIEAVEGKQTFHWDAEVKGFGVRVSAAGVKSYIMQRRAGTTTRRLTIARCDDMGADEARKRAIKLAAQFADGIDPTAEERRRKAQAQTLRQAFNAYKKAPKKKGEGRGAPKKARTIRDVEKMMPRFADWLDKPVTAITSKMVKNRHAEIAATSPAQANLAMRYLRAALNHVMADADDDAPILKSNPVDALNKVHQWAETKRAVRHLPDDRIADWVDAVQTGLVGLKNESEVRDALLFMLLTGARLAEVLGNSKDGYPPLAWADVDLAGATVTFRDTKNRTDHTLPLSAQLVALLAARKAVSGKWVFSDRSGALPGDLRGAYARIEKATGLHITAHDLRRTFATVASRIDISAYKLKRLTNHISGGDVTAGYVQVTTEDLRDAMQRISDRLLSVGVVS